In a single window of the Candidatus Krumholzibacteriia bacterium genome:
- a CDS encoding NAD(+)/NADH kinase, protein MNEISKLGIFASTGIPGVKMAVVRALDLLRERDCEIYLESQVSSLLGEGTGAWDSGQVPEDCQLILVFGGDGTFLRASRAINGKRIPLLGINLGGLGFLTVLKLSEMETALSGILDGNYETESRMLLSASLERGDQAIASEMALNDAVIHMTPGDRLVEFIISAGTQFLGRYRADGLIVSTPTGSTAYSMSAGGPILDPSMDALIATPICPHALSLRPVVLPGNLELTVELGERSGKAMLAIDGQESFALETGDRIRIAKSSDFLPILLPSGYRFYTLLREKLAWGRTGEA, encoded by the coding sequence ATGAATGAGATAAGTAAGCTGGGGATTTTCGCCAGTACAGGAATCCCCGGAGTAAAGATGGCGGTGGTGCGCGCACTGGACCTCCTGCGCGAGAGGGATTGTGAGATCTATCTGGAGAGTCAGGTCTCAAGCTTGCTGGGAGAGGGCACTGGCGCTTGGGACAGCGGCCAGGTTCCCGAGGACTGCCAGTTGATCCTGGTCTTCGGGGGAGACGGCACCTTTCTGAGAGCTTCCCGTGCCATCAATGGAAAACGGATTCCCCTCTTGGGCATCAATCTGGGCGGACTTGGCTTCCTGACCGTTCTGAAATTGTCGGAAATGGAAACAGCTCTTTCGGGGATTCTTGATGGGAACTACGAGACAGAATCCCGAATGCTACTGAGTGCATCTCTGGAAAGAGGCGACCAGGCCATCGCTTCAGAAATGGCTCTGAATGATGCCGTCATTCATATGACTCCCGGCGATCGCCTCGTGGAGTTCATCATCTCTGCGGGAACACAGTTCTTGGGGCGATACCGGGCAGATGGCCTCATTGTCTCCACGCCTACTGGTTCCACCGCTTATTCCATGTCAGCTGGTGGGCCCATTCTTGATCCCTCCATGGATGCTTTGATTGCGACTCCCATTTGTCCCCACGCCCTGTCGCTTCGTCCTGTGGTGTTGCCAGGCAATCTGGAACTCACTGTGGAACTGGGCGAAAGAAGCGGCAAGGCCATGCTTGCGATTGACGGGCAGGAGAGTTTTGCCCTGGAAACGGGAGACCGCATCAGAATCGCCAAGAGCAGTGACTTCCTTCCCATTCTTCTTCCCAGTGGTTATCGGTTCTACACGCTTCTCCGTGAGAAACTTGCCTGGGGAAGAACCGGGGAGGCCTGA
- a CDS encoding AAA family ATPase — MISHLRIQNLLLVEDTELALSPGLNVLSGSTGSGKSVLLASLAILGGEKARKDWIGPFDKPCKVSALFQLSPEASSTFHELGVIEEGEEEISLSREILPTSRGRAFVNARPVSVATLRALRPHLFQIQDQHAQLKLCDAREQKRLLDEWAGNHELLASYRNSLETLDSLVEEQKVLQTEIATLRKEEEYLRFQLDEIQAAQALPDEIEDLEQKEKTLRNAGKVQELLLSSLNNLEGEEGLRRKLLALDRSLGKLSDLGTLKEIPHFQSLFEQIDELSLSLNQQSDTLKSEALDSRRIQERLGILHSLERKHGKSLEDLIAWTSEQENRLENLPLQQATLRDLDSSIREASLALSESAFLLSDSRREASLSLSENWQAAMRELGMESASLRIQVDQQECVQSPISRNNRHYQYSSDGMDEVQVMVQPNPELPEGRLRDVPSGGELSRMALAWRLLPSTSSDSASLLLDEVDAGLGADLAPALARQLKSAARSHQILLVTHQAALAVIADQQFQVRKERGSSGARVEVLPLEEDSRLAEIERMLGGQGEREIRDHARSLLESHS; from the coding sequence TTGATCTCTCATTTGAGGATCCAGAATCTCCTTCTTGTGGAGGACACGGAGTTGGCGCTCTCTCCGGGTCTCAATGTCCTGAGTGGTAGCACAGGATCTGGCAAGAGTGTGCTTCTGGCTTCTCTTGCTATTCTGGGTGGTGAGAAAGCCCGTAAGGACTGGATCGGTCCCTTTGACAAGCCATGCAAGGTCTCAGCCCTTTTCCAGCTATCGCCGGAAGCCTCGAGTACTTTTCATGAATTGGGTGTCATTGAGGAAGGCGAAGAGGAGATCAGCCTTTCCCGCGAAATCCTGCCCACTTCCCGGGGCCGCGCCTTTGTCAATGCGAGACCGGTTAGCGTGGCTACCTTGCGAGCTCTCAGGCCTCACCTTTTCCAGATACAGGACCAGCATGCACAGTTGAAACTCTGTGATGCCCGAGAGCAAAAGAGACTTCTCGATGAGTGGGCTGGAAATCACGAGCTTCTTGCATCTTATCGGAACTCCCTTGAAACGCTGGACTCTCTTGTGGAGGAACAGAAAGTTCTTCAAACAGAAATTGCAACGCTTCGGAAGGAGGAAGAGTACCTGCGGTTTCAGTTGGATGAGATTCAGGCGGCTCAAGCTCTTCCTGACGAAATTGAAGATCTCGAACAGAAGGAGAAGACTCTTCGCAATGCCGGAAAAGTCCAGGAACTTCTCCTTTCCTCCCTGAATAATCTGGAAGGGGAAGAGGGGCTGCGCAGAAAACTGCTGGCTCTGGACCGCTCACTTGGCAAGCTTTCTGATTTGGGTACCCTGAAGGAGATCCCGCATTTCCAATCCTTGTTTGAGCAGATCGACGAACTCTCTTTGTCCCTCAACCAGCAGTCGGACACTCTGAAGTCCGAGGCCCTGGACAGTAGAAGGATTCAGGAGCGGCTGGGAATACTGCATTCTCTGGAAAGAAAACACGGGAAATCTCTGGAGGATCTCATTGCCTGGACATCGGAACAGGAGAACAGGCTCGAGAATCTTCCTCTCCAGCAGGCAACTCTCAGGGATCTGGACTCCTCGATCCGCGAGGCCTCCCTCGCCTTGAGCGAATCGGCCTTTCTCCTCTCGGATTCGCGCAGGGAGGCATCCCTTTCTCTTTCGGAGAACTGGCAGGCCGCGATGAGGGAACTGGGAATGGAAAGTGCTTCTCTTCGTATTCAGGTGGACCAACAGGAGTGCGTCCAGAGCCCTATCTCCAGAAATAACAGGCACTATCAGTATTCTTCTGATGGGATGGATGAGGTTCAGGTAATGGTTCAGCCGAATCCGGAACTGCCGGAAGGCAGGCTTCGGGACGTCCCGAGTGGGGGAGAGTTGTCTCGCATGGCACTTGCCTGGAGGCTCTTGCCATCAACGAGTTCCGATTCCGCTTCCCTTCTTCTGGATGAAGTGGATGCTGGCCTTGGGGCCGACCTTGCTCCCGCCCTTGCCCGCCAATTGAAGTCGGCGGCAAGGAGTCATCAGATCCTCCTCGTTACGCATCAGGCTGCTCTTGCGGTGATTGCGGATCAGCAGTTCCAGGTTCGCAAGGAGAGAGGGAGTTCCGGAGCCAGAGTGGAGGTCTTGCCCCTGGAGGAAGACTCCCGATTGGCTGAAATCGAGAGGATGCTCGGAGGGCAGGGAGAGAGAGAAATCCGGGATCATGCCCGGAGCCTCCTGGAGAGTCATTCCTAG
- a CDS encoding nucleotide sugar dehydrogenase, producing MSAFDALSEKIRKREARCAVIGLGYVGLPLATELLEAGFHVIGIDLSVEKIASLKEGKSYVRDVSSERVAPFVESGAFEVSSDFTLLASADTINIAVPTPLGKTRDPDISYIVSATEEIAANMQPGALVILESTTYPGTTDEVILPLLEAGNRSVGEDFFLAFSPERVDPGNATFTTRNIPKVVGGISPACTELATLLYGESLETVVPVSSSRVAESVKLLENTFRAVNIGLVNEIALICSRMNIDVWEVIDAAATKPFGFMPFYPGPGLGGHCIPIDPFYLSWKARLHGFEARFIELAGEVNGHMPDHVVSRCGEALNSVQRSISGSRILVLGIAYKPDIDDYRESPALEIIKLLQAKGAEVSFTDPWIKGQVPEILDVPRRSLEDSLEDVDLALVVTHHSGVDYEQLLKRVPLCVDTRNVFKGVASPKLFKL from the coding sequence ATGTCGGCGTTTGATGCCCTGAGTGAGAAGATTCGCAAACGAGAGGCTCGCTGTGCCGTCATTGGGCTTGGCTACGTGGGGCTTCCTTTGGCAACGGAGCTTCTGGAGGCTGGCTTCCATGTGATCGGAATCGACCTTTCCGTGGAGAAGATCGCAAGCCTCAAGGAAGGGAAGAGCTACGTTCGTGACGTCTCCTCGGAGAGAGTCGCTCCCTTTGTTGAATCCGGCGCCTTCGAAGTTAGTAGTGATTTCACTCTCCTGGCCAGTGCCGACACAATCAACATCGCTGTTCCCACACCTCTCGGGAAAACCAGGGACCCGGATATTTCCTACATCGTTTCGGCGACAGAGGAAATCGCGGCAAACATGCAGCCGGGGGCCCTCGTAATTCTGGAGAGCACAACCTATCCGGGAACTACTGACGAGGTCATTCTTCCTCTTCTGGAAGCCGGGAATCGGAGTGTGGGGGAGGATTTCTTTCTGGCCTTCAGTCCGGAAAGGGTGGATCCCGGAAATGCCACCTTTACAACCCGGAACATTCCAAAGGTTGTGGGAGGCATCAGTCCCGCCTGCACGGAACTTGCCACGCTTCTTTACGGAGAGTCTCTGGAAACGGTCGTGCCGGTTTCTTCCAGCAGGGTTGCTGAATCCGTCAAACTTCTGGAGAACACTTTCCGCGCGGTGAATATCGGGCTGGTCAATGAAATCGCCCTGATTTGCAGCAGAATGAATATCGATGTCTGGGAAGTTATCGATGCCGCGGCCACAAAGCCGTTTGGTTTCATGCCATTCTATCCCGGCCCGGGTCTCGGAGGACACTGTATCCCGATTGACCCCTTCTATCTTTCCTGGAAGGCACGTCTTCACGGCTTCGAGGCCCGCTTTATCGAGTTGGCCGGGGAGGTCAACGGACACATGCCCGACCATGTGGTTTCCCGTTGCGGCGAGGCCCTGAACTCGGTCCAGCGTTCCATCAGCGGATCCCGGATTCTGGTTCTCGGCATTGCCTACAAACCGGACATTGATGACTACCGTGAAAGCCCGGCTCTTGAAATCATCAAGCTCCTTCAAGCGAAGGGAGCGGAAGTCAGTTTCACGGATCCCTGGATCAAGGGGCAGGTTCCTGAAATTCTCGATGTTCCGCGACGAAGCCTGGAGGATTCTCTCGAAGATGTGGATCTCGCCCTTGTGGTCACTCACCACTCGGGAGTGGATTACGAACAGCTTCTGAAGAGAGTTCCTCTTTGCGTGGACACGAGAAACGTGTTCAAGGGAGTGGCGTCCCCCAAACTGTTCAAGCTCTAG
- a CDS encoding SDR family oxidoreductase, with product MAKVLITGGAGFIGSHLAEALLEDGNSVEIFDNLSTGHLSNLEAFRDRITFTEADLRDASAVSASVAGKDYVFHEAALASVPRSVKDPLASNDVNVNGTLNLLIAARDAGVRRVIYAASSSAYGNTEVSPKHEALPSNPLSPYAVTKLVGEQYCRAFYEVYGLETLSIRYFNVFGPRQDPDSPYSAVIPIFASHVLDGKSPTIHGDGEQTRDFTYVKNVVAGNMRAMAAENVRGETVNVACGGSYSVNYLFRSICDYYGSSMKAKYSDSRPGDVRDSCADISKARELLSYEPVASFEEGLKATLDWYRSLGS from the coding sequence ATGGCAAAGGTACTCATCACCGGGGGCGCGGGATTCATTGGAAGCCATCTTGCCGAAGCTCTCCTTGAGGACGGCAATTCCGTAGAGATCTTCGACAATCTTTCCACCGGCCATCTCTCCAATCTGGAGGCCTTTCGAGACCGGATTACTTTTACGGAAGCTGATCTGAGAGATGCCTCTGCGGTTTCTGCCTCCGTCGCCGGCAAGGACTATGTCTTTCATGAAGCTGCGCTAGCTTCGGTTCCCCGCTCTGTGAAAGACCCTCTTGCCAGTAATGACGTCAATGTCAATGGAACCCTGAATCTCCTGATTGCAGCAAGGGATGCCGGCGTTCGGCGTGTGATTTATGCGGCCAGCAGTTCCGCTTACGGAAACACAGAAGTCAGTCCAAAGCATGAAGCCCTGCCCTCAAATCCGCTCTCTCCCTATGCGGTGACCAAACTGGTTGGTGAGCAGTACTGTCGCGCTTTCTATGAAGTCTATGGGCTGGAGACCCTGAGCATCCGCTACTTCAATGTCTTCGGACCTCGCCAGGATCCGGACTCTCCCTATTCTGCGGTCATCCCTATTTTCGCCAGCCATGTTCTTGATGGGAAGTCTCCTACGATTCATGGAGATGGAGAGCAGACAAGAGACTTTACCTATGTTAAGAATGTGGTTGCGGGAAATATGAGAGCCATGGCTGCAGAGAATGTCCGGGGTGAAACTGTGAATGTGGCTTGCGGCGGCTCCTACTCGGTGAACTATCTCTTTCGGAGTATTTGCGACTACTATGGTTCTTCCATGAAGGCGAAGTACTCGGATTCCCGTCCCGGAGATGTTCGGGACTCATGTGCGGATATCAGCAAGGCACGAGAGCTTTTGTCATACGAGCCCGTGGCAAGCTTTGAAGAGGGTCTGAAGGCCACACTGGACTGGTATCGCTCCTTGGGCAGCTAG
- a CDS encoding sigma-54 dependent transcriptional regulator — translation MSPSPILILDNQEPVRLLLTKSLEGAGHSVTALPFPEDLGNLLQEHSPSLLVLEDTELKRPLSDLNDFLRLNHERLPYILISSAPEISRAIEAIRGGACDYLPKPIDMPQLLKKVSSALESRKKESALLDRRRQFKTGKGLTFYKLKSPAMERVYDQASQVAMSPDTTVLISGESGTGKEIIARLIHDLSPRHEREFMELNCASIPSELLESELFGHEAGAFTDARESKKGLFEIANGGSIFLDEIGEMSLNLQVKLLRFLELRSFRRVGGTKDIEVNVRIISATNQDLKERVEEKRFRSDLYYRLNVIPISLLPLRERKEDILPLFRFFLMDFMKRYNRDPRDLDEVSSRILLEYAWPGNVRELRNVVERLILMEGDQALDAETLRSSLGQDLARGDESMDQRWARILGNPLPEDGVPLEDLLLQLETVMILKALDETNGNQSRAARLLKLDRDKLRYRMKTQNIQKVKS, via the coding sequence ATGTCACCGTCTCCCATTCTGATTCTCGACAATCAGGAACCGGTGCGCCTGCTTCTGACAAAGAGCCTTGAAGGCGCAGGACATTCTGTCACGGCCCTTCCCTTTCCTGAAGATCTTGGGAACTTGCTTCAGGAACACAGCCCTTCTCTCCTTGTCCTGGAAGATACGGAACTGAAAAGGCCTCTGTCCGACCTGAATGACTTCCTGAGACTGAATCACGAGAGACTTCCCTACATCCTGATAAGCTCTGCTCCGGAGATTTCCCGAGCCATTGAGGCAATTCGGGGAGGAGCCTGCGACTACCTCCCGAAGCCTATTGACATGCCCCAGCTCCTGAAGAAAGTAAGCTCGGCGCTGGAGTCCCGGAAAAAGGAATCGGCTCTTCTGGATAGGCGCAGGCAATTCAAAACCGGAAAAGGTCTGACTTTCTATAAGCTGAAAAGCCCGGCAATGGAGCGGGTCTACGATCAGGCCTCACAGGTGGCGATGAGCCCCGATACAACAGTTTTGATTTCAGGAGAGAGTGGAACGGGGAAGGAAATCATCGCCCGGCTGATTCATGACCTCAGTCCTCGCCATGAGCGAGAATTTATGGAACTGAATTGTGCTTCGATCCCTTCAGAACTTCTTGAGAGCGAACTTTTTGGTCATGAGGCGGGTGCTTTCACCGATGCCAGGGAGAGTAAGAAGGGACTTTTCGAGATTGCCAACGGGGGGAGCATCTTCCTGGATGAAATTGGTGAGATGAGTCTGAACCTCCAGGTTAAACTTCTTCGGTTCCTGGAGCTTCGTTCCTTTCGCCGGGTGGGAGGGACGAAGGACATTGAGGTTAATGTCCGGATAATTTCTGCGACCAATCAGGACCTCAAGGAAAGGGTGGAGGAAAAACGCTTCCGCTCTGACCTTTATTACCGACTCAATGTTATCCCGATTAGTCTCCTTCCCCTTCGGGAAAGAAAAGAGGACATTCTTCCCCTCTTCCGTTTCTTCCTCATGGACTTTATGAAGAGATACAATCGGGACCCCCGGGACCTCGATGAGGTGTCTTCCCGCATCCTCCTGGAGTACGCTTGGCCGGGAAATGTGCGGGAACTTCGAAACGTTGTCGAGCGCCTTATTCTGATGGAAGGGGACCAGGCTCTGGACGCAGAGACCTTGCGATCCAGCTTGGGGCAGGATCTTGCCAGGGGAGATGAGTCGATGGACCAACGCTGGGCCAGGATTCTCGGTAATCCCCTGCCAGAGGACGGAGTTCCCCTGGAGGATCTTCTCCTGCAGTTGGAGACCGTCATGATTCTGAAGGCTCTCGATGAGACGAATGGGAACCAGTCCCGGGCCGCCCGTCTTCTAAAATTGGATCGCGACAAACTGCGCTACCGGATGAAGACCCAGAACATCCAGAAGGTAAAATCTTGA
- the lptE gene encoding LPS assembly lipoprotein LptE, producing MKNGILILTLFLLACANYSSTTRGRGVRGDLDLPLFVNETDQAGLGIELTELLLEEIERDGLLHKVPEEGDPLFRLDVILESYEEKAAFTGEMGAAEEYTLEIQLKLTLSTLRDPHEEEEGREDFSKSIRARETFYLEGEGFSRDDALENAKEQLVDDILLAIFGDW from the coding sequence TTGAAAAATGGGATCCTGATATTGACGCTCTTTCTTCTGGCCTGTGCGAATTACAGCAGCACTACGCGGGGACGGGGAGTCCGGGGAGATCTGGACCTTCCTCTCTTTGTCAATGAGACGGATCAGGCGGGCCTTGGCATCGAACTCACAGAGCTGTTGCTGGAGGAAATTGAAAGGGACGGACTTCTTCATAAGGTCCCCGAAGAGGGAGACCCTCTCTTCCGGCTTGATGTCATCCTTGAATCCTATGAAGAGAAGGCGGCCTTTACCGGAGAGATGGGGGCCGCCGAGGAATACACTTTGGAGATTCAACTCAAGCTTACGCTCAGCACCCTTCGAGATCCTCACGAGGAAGAGGAAGGTCGGGAGGATTTCAGTAAGTCGATCAGGGCAAGGGAAACATTCTACCTGGAAGGCGAAGGCTTCAGTCGTGATGATGCTCTCGAAAACGCAAAGGAGCAACTGGTCGACGACATCCTGCTTGCGATCTTCGGAGACTGGTAA
- the holA gene encoding DNA polymerase III subunit delta, which yields MARSRPSSPLETLRADLKATLRPVYLFHGPEQFLIQEAVSLLRETLAAGDMACEFKSDTLGAKSRWSDIEPLLINFSMFNEREILHLDIPGKLSKDFRDSLSGYLESDPGSKVICLTAPSLDQLRAVKNRVEKLKGMTLSFQELKGEALLAWIRSSLAVKNVSCARDVPATLLALLPHGLSALSGEIEKLALIAREGEALDRDTVERIVGGKADLNVFRLVDALRPGNDAEFLRILGEFLDSGAHKPVSLLPLLGTTVRNLLKARILLDSNSNSPASVEKQMGLHPYLAKKTVARAQRGSRSLFLSWLLNLQKLDVRLKRSPEDRSRILMETYLLESLSGRFLSS from the coding sequence ATGGCCAGGTCCCGACCTTCTAGCCCCCTGGAGACTCTTCGAGCTGACCTGAAAGCTACCCTCCGTCCCGTCTACCTCTTTCATGGACCGGAGCAGTTTCTCATTCAGGAAGCAGTGTCTCTTCTCCGGGAGACCCTTGCTGCCGGAGACATGGCCTGTGAGTTCAAGAGTGACACTCTTGGCGCCAAGAGCCGCTGGTCAGACATTGAACCCCTGCTGATCAATTTCTCCATGTTCAATGAGAGAGAGATCCTGCATCTGGACATTCCGGGAAAGTTGTCAAAGGACTTTCGGGACTCTCTGAGCGGCTATCTGGAATCTGATCCCGGGAGCAAGGTGATCTGCCTGACAGCTCCCAGCCTTGATCAGTTAAGAGCGGTGAAAAACCGGGTGGAAAAGCTGAAGGGGATGACTCTTTCCTTTCAGGAACTGAAAGGGGAGGCGCTCCTTGCCTGGATCCGTTCATCACTTGCCGTGAAAAACGTCTCCTGCGCACGGGATGTTCCCGCAACCCTGCTTGCACTCCTTCCTCATGGTCTGTCTGCTCTGTCGGGAGAGATAGAAAAGCTCGCCCTGATTGCCAGGGAGGGCGAAGCGCTGGACAGAGACACGGTGGAGAGGATCGTGGGAGGGAAAGCGGACCTGAATGTCTTTCGACTTGTGGACGCTCTTCGTCCTGGGAACGATGCGGAATTCCTCCGCATTCTGGGGGAGTTCCTCGATTCAGGGGCACACAAACCCGTCTCCCTTCTGCCTCTGCTGGGGACAACCGTTCGTAATCTCCTCAAGGCCCGGATTCTTCTGGATTCAAATTCCAACTCTCCGGCAAGCGTGGAAAAACAGATGGGTTTGCATCCTTACCTTGCGAAGAAGACAGTGGCAAGGGCCCAGAGGGGGAGTCGGTCTCTCTTCTTGTCCTGGCTCCTGAACCTGCAGAAACTGGATGTCCGTCTGAAAAGAAGTCCCGAAGATCGTTCCCGAATCCTCATGGAGACCTACCTTCTGGAGTCTCTCTCCGGCAGATTCCTTTCCTCCTGA
- a CDS encoding outer membrane protein transport protein: MKSTLRTFTILALLALPLSAWAAGFAVWEMGTKSSALGGTMTASADDPTAIFFNPAGLAGLEGSNFSLDLTGISPKTEFSGVAPNPGFGVTERLADHFFLLPQAYYSRSLGKDLAFGLGFYTPYGLAVEWENPESFSGRSISTFTDLKTYFFSPTLAWKLTDALSLGAGVNLVKGSVHLEQGLVENIPNATDVGTATITGSSDLSYGFNFGLLYDYCENIQLGFNYKSEIQLDFTGEADFTAYPGFEGVLPVDGGAETAIPLPALYSLGISSQLRPDLRFEFNYNRVFWSAFESLNLVFPDSPENNKLLPEDYEDSSQYRFGLAYQYNRCLELRAGFARDFSPQPSASCGPVLPDSDRTVWSLGYGYHFGKNLDLDFYNLMVFADEREVRDNHDGFNGNYRTFSNLLGIGLSYHF; encoded by the coding sequence ATGAAATCAACACTCAGAACTTTCACCATCCTTGCGCTTCTGGCCCTCCCTCTCAGTGCCTGGGCGGCAGGTTTTGCTGTCTGGGAGATGGGAACGAAGAGTTCCGCTCTTGGGGGAACCATGACGGCCAGCGCGGACGACCCTACGGCGATCTTCTTCAATCCCGCGGGCCTTGCAGGCCTTGAGGGAAGTAATTTCAGCTTGGACCTGACCGGAATCAGCCCGAAAACAGAGTTCAGCGGAGTGGCTCCCAATCCCGGCTTCGGGGTTACGGAAAGGCTCGCCGATCATTTCTTCCTTCTGCCACAGGCCTATTATTCCCGCTCTCTGGGGAAGGATCTCGCCTTCGGGCTGGGATTTTACACCCCCTATGGTCTTGCAGTCGAATGGGAGAATCCCGAGAGCTTCTCGGGGCGCTCCATCTCGACTTTCACGGACCTGAAGACCTACTTCTTCAGCCCCACGCTGGCCTGGAAGCTCACGGATGCTCTCTCTCTTGGAGCGGGCGTGAATCTGGTAAAGGGAAGCGTGCACCTGGAACAGGGCCTTGTAGAGAACATCCCCAATGCAACGGATGTCGGAACGGCCACCATTACGGGAAGCAGTGACCTGAGCTACGGTTTCAATTTCGGTTTGCTCTACGACTACTGTGAGAACATTCAGCTGGGCTTCAATTACAAGAGTGAAATCCAACTCGACTTCACGGGCGAAGCGGACTTTACTGCCTATCCCGGTTTCGAAGGGGTTCTTCCCGTGGACGGAGGCGCGGAGACAGCCATTCCTTTACCCGCTCTCTATTCCTTGGGCATTTCAAGCCAGCTTCGGCCGGATCTTCGCTTTGAGTTCAACTACAACCGGGTTTTCTGGTCTGCTTTTGAGAGCCTGAATCTTGTTTTCCCCGACAGCCCTGAAAACAACAAGCTCCTTCCGGAGGATTACGAAGACTCCAGCCAGTACCGCTTTGGTCTTGCTTACCAGTACAATCGCTGCCTTGAGCTAAGGGCGGGTTTTGCCAGGGACTTCAGTCCCCAGCCTTCGGCAAGTTGCGGACCGGTTCTACCGGACTCGGATCGCACGGTCTGGTCTCTTGGATATGGCTACCATTTCGGCAAGAACCTCGACCTCGACTTCTATAATCTCATGGTCTTTGCGGACGAGAGGGAAGTTCGCGACAACCATGATGGCTTCAACGGCAATTATCGCACGTTCTCAAACCTGCTGGGCATCGGCCTTAGCTACCACTTCTAG